Genomic DNA from Actinomycetota bacterium:
GGTATCGCCGAGAAGGACATCAACAAGGTATTCTCTAGGTTCTGGCGCGCCGATGAAGCTCGAGACCGCGAGAGCGGTGGGCTCGGCATAGGGCTTGCGATCGTGAAGGAGATTGTGAAGCGTCACGGAGGCAGGGTGTGCGCTATCAGGCGTGAAGGTGGCGGGACGGTCTTTAGAATCGAGATCCCGCTCATCAAGTGATTCGAACCTAAGGGAGGGCGAACAGTGGAGCTTGATTTCCGGTTGTTGGGCATGGCGTCGGTTGTAGGTGGAATCGGCCTGTTCGTACTGGTGCTCTTCCAGATTCTCGTCGGCAAGAGAAAGATCAAGTTCAAGGGCGCTACGCACATGAAAGTGCATAGGATTGGCGGTTACCTGCTACTGGCAGGAGCCATCGGTCATGGTGTCCTCGGCGCTTATGTCTTGATGGGGTAGAGTACGCACCGTGCAAACAGAGATGCGGCCAGATTTCCAAGGCAAGGTGCGGGATATATATGACCTGGGTGACCGGTTGCTATTGGTGGCGAGTGACCGGATCAGCGCTTTCGATGTGGTGCTGCCGGAGGCCATTCCGTTCAAGGGTGAGGTCCTGACCAAGCTCACCCTCCATTGGTTCGAGTTGCTCCAGGACATCGTGGAGACGCACCTGATCTCGACCGACGTATCCAAGCTCCCAGAGCGCTTCGCACCGCATCGCGATTACCTGCGTGGGCGTTCGATGATCGTCCGCAAAGCCGAGGTCTTCCCGGTGGAGTGCATCGTTCGTGGCTACATCACCGGTTCGGGCTGGAAGGAGTACTTGCGCATGGGGGCGATCTGCGGGGTGCCCCTGCCCGAGGGACTCGTTGAGTCGCAGCGGCTCGAAGCGCCGATCTTCACGCCGAGCACCAAGGCTTTCGACGGCGGGCACGACGAATACATCGACTTTGAGCAGGTGGTTCAGACCATAGGCCAGCAACATGCCGAGACGATACGTAGCCTGTCCCTTGACATTTATTCGACGGCACACGAACATGCTTGTTCTCGCGGAGTCATCATCGCCGACACCAAGTTCGAATTCGGCACTGTCGACGGGCGGGTGATTCTGGTCGATGAAGCCCTGACACCGGACTCCAGCCGATTCTGGCCCGCGGATCTTTACGCACCAGGTCAAGCGCAGGCGAGTTTCGACAAGCAGTTCGTACGGGACTGGCTTGAAGCCAGCGACTGGGACAAGGTTGGCGCACCGCCATCGCTTCCAGTCGATGTGGTGGAGGCCACCTCGCGCAAGTATATACAAGCGTACGAGGCAATCACGGGACGAAGTTTCGTCCCCGAAGGAGACGGATAGCCGATGGCCCGAAGAAGTGCATCGAACCCGCGGTACCAGAAAGGTGCCGAGACAGGTGTGAGCCGCCGAAGTGCGGCCAGCGCCAAGCCCAAGCGGGGAGTCGGCCAATCCGCCGAGGAAGCCGAGCGCCGACGCCTGGGTCGCAAGGGGCGCAAGGCTCGTGCGAAGATGCGGTGGAACCCGGATACGCCGGAGTTCAAGCTGTGGCGCAAGGTGTGGATCATCCTGCTGATTTCCGCGATGATCTCCTCGGGAGGTGCCTTCCTGCTGCGCGAGATGGCTCCGTGGGGAACGATCGCTTTGGTGGTAGCATACGTCTGTCTGTTCGGCGCGTTCTTCGTGGATCTCACCAAGATCCGCAAGATGCGTAAGAAGTGGCTGGCCGAACAGAAAGCGGCGGATAAATCCTCGAAGAGCAAGGGGTGAGCATGGCGCACTACGAGATCTTCGTCACCTATCGCGAGGGCATATTCGACCCTCCGGGAGCGACTGCTAAGGGGGCGCTTGAGAACCTGGGCTACCCGGTCGAGGAAGTCCGCATCGGCAAGTACATCCAGCTTGAGACCGAAGCGGGACCCGAGGCCGTTCGCGAGATGTGCGAGAAGCTCCTGGCCAATCCCGTGATCGAGGACTTCCGCATCGAGACTGCCGAGGGGGCGTGAAGATGCGCTTCGGCGTCGTCGTCTTCCCCGGCTCCAACTGTGAGCAGGACGTGGTGCATGCGGTGCGTCTGCTGGGCTGCGATGCAGAGTACGTGTGGCATCAGGATACCGACCTGTCCGGATTCGACGCGGTGGTGCTGCCGGGAGGCTTCTCATACGGCGACTACCTGCGCTGCGGGGCCGTGGCCAGGTTCAGCCCGATCATGAACGAGGTCGTGCGCTTCGCCGATTCCGGTAACCCGGTCATCGGCATCTGCAACGGATTCCAGATTCTGACCGAGGCGCACCTTCTGCCCGGCGCGCTACTGCGCAACGTCGGCCTCAAGTTCGTCTGCAAGCCCACGCACTTGATCGCCGAGGAAAGCGTGTGCCACTGGCTCGACGTCAATCCGGGCACGGTGCTCCGCATCCCGGTGAACCACAACGAGGGCAACTACATCTGCGACCCGCAGACACTTGCGCGTATGAAGGACAAGGGGCAGATCGTGCTCCGCTACTGCGACGCCGACGGCTCCCGCAGGCCGGAAGGCTCGGCGCCTAACGGTGCGCTTGAGGACATCGCGGGCATCTGCAACGAGGCCGGTAACGTCTTTGGGCTGATGCCGCATCCGGAGCGCGCGGTCGACCCGGTGTCCGGCGGCATCGATGGCGCGACGGTCTTCTCGGCGATCGTGCGGCGCGTAGCCGGAATCCCGGGGTCGGTCGTCCAGTGACACCCTGCACCGACATCCATTCGATGCGAGGAGCGAGATTCCATGCGCGATGACCTTTCCGCCGAACTGGCCCCCAAACTAGCCGAGGAGCTGGGCCTCAAACCCGCCGAGTTCGAGCGGATCGTCGAGATCCTAGGGCGGACGCCGACCATCACCGAGCTATACATGTACTCGCTGATGTGGTCGGAGCATTGTAGCTACAAGCACTCGCGCACGGCGCTTAGGATGTTCTCCTCCGAGGGGCCGCACGTGTTGCAGGGCCCCGGCGAGAACGCCGGCGTCATCAGCGTCGGGGACGGCTGGGCGGTCGCCTTCAAGATGGAGTCGCACAACCACCCGAGCGCGATCGAGCCGTACCAGGGTGCGGCCACCGGCGTGGGCGGCATCATCCGCGACATCTTCACGATGGGCGCCCGCCCGATCGCGATCCTCGACTCGCTGCGCTTCGGAACGCTCGATAAGCCCAGGCAGCGCTACCTCTTCGAGGGCGCGGTCGCTGGGATCGGCGGCTACGGCAACTGCCTCGGCGTGCCGACCGTCGGCGGCGAGGTCTACTTCGAGGAAGCCTACGATGGGAACTGCCTGATCAACGCGATGGCGATCGGACTCATGCGCGAAGAACAACTCACACGCGCGGTGGCGGCGGGGCCCGGCAACCTGGTGCTGCTGATCGGCTCGACCACGGGACGCGACGGCATCGGCGGGGCAAGCGTGCTCGCCAGCCAGGAGTTCGACGAGAAAGCCGAGGACAAGCGCCCCAGCGTGCAGGTGGGCGACCCCTTCGAGGAGAAGCTGCTGATCGAGGCGTGCCTGGAGCTGCTCGACCGCGGGCTGCTGGTCGCGCTGGGCGACCTGGGCGCGGCCGGCCTGACCTCCAGCGCGAGCGAGATGGCATCGCGCGGTGGGGTCGGACTCGACATCGAGGTCACGCACGTGCCGCTTCGCGAGAAGAACATGAAGCCGTTCGAGGTCATGGTCTCCGAATCGCAGGAGCGCATGCTCGCCGTCGTCACGCCCGAGCTTGCCGAGGAGGCGCGCGCGGTCTGCAACCGCTGGGGCCTGCTCGCGACCGTGATCGGCGAGGTGACGGACACCGGCCGCTTCATCGTGCGGGAAGCAGGCGAGATCGTCGCCGACATGCCCGCAGCCACGCTCGCCCATGACGCACCCATCTACTCGCCCGAGAAGCGCCGCCCGGCGTACCTCGACGAGCTGCAGGCGTTCGACCCGCTCGGCGAGTTGGATCACGCCACCGACCCGCAGATGCTCAGCGAGACGCTGCTGCGCCTGCTCGCGAGCCCCAATATCTGCTCGCGGCGCTGGATCTGGGAGCAGTACGACCATCAGGTGATGCTCAACACCGTGGTACTTCCCGGCGGAGATGCCGCAGTGATCAGAATCGGCGACACCGGCCGAGGCGAGATGACCGAGCGCGGCATCGCCGCATCGAGCGACTGCAACGGCCGCTACGTCTACCTCGACCCGTATCGCGGTGCGCAGATCGCGCTGGCGGAGGCTACCCGCAACGTCTCGTGCGTCGGCGCAGAGTCGGCCGCGCTGACAGACTGCCTGAACTTCGGCTCGCCTGAGAAGCCCGAGGTCTACTGGACCTTCTTCGAGGCCATCCGAGGGCTGTCCGATGCCGCCAAAGCCTGGAACGTCCCCGTCATCAGCGGGAATGTGAGCCTTTACAACGAATCCTTCGGCCAGCCGATCTATCCGACGCCTACCGTCGGCGTGGTCGGGCTGCTCGACGACGTGTCCGCACGCTGCACCGCAGGCTTCAAGCAGGCCGGCGACGTGGTCGTACTCGTCGGCGAGACGCTGCCTGAACTTGGCGGCTCCGAGTACCTGAAGGTCGAGTTCGACACGGTCGCAGGCTCGCCGCCATCGCTCGACATCGAGCTCGAGGTCGCCGTGCAGGCCGCCGTCCGCGACGCGATCCGCACCGGGTTGCTGCGCTCGGCGCACGACTGCTCCGAGGGCGGCCTGGCCGTCGCACTCGCCGAGAGCTGCATGGCCGGCGACATCGGTGCCGACATCCACCTGCCCGACGAGCTCGCCCCGGTCGCCGCGCTCTTCAGCGAGTCGCAAAGCCGCATCGTCGTCAGCGTCGCCGAGGAGGACTCGGGCGCCTTCATCGAACTGCTGCTCGAGCGCGAGGTTCCCTACGCGGTTCTCGGCGAGGTCGGCGGGGAGCGTCTCGAGATTGCAGGGCCGCACGGCCCGCTTGCGAGTGCGTCGCTAGCCGAGATGCACGCGGCGCACGGGCCCACGCTCGAGGCGCTGGTGCGCGGCGAGGGCGCGAGATGACCGAGTACCTCGAGAGCCCTGAGACCCCCGAGCGTCCCGACCGCATGGAGGAAGCCTGCGGGGTCATCGCGATCTACGCGCCCGGACAGGATGTCGCCAGAGCCGCCTACTTCGGCTTGCATGCGTTGCAGCACCGAGGGCAGGAGAGCGCAGGCATCGCTGTGGGTGACGGCGAGACGGTCACGGTAATCAAGGACCTGGGGCTTGTCTCCAGCGTCTTCAAGGCATCGGACCTCGACTCGCTGACCGGCGACCTGGCCATCGGCCACACGCGCTATTCGACCACCGGCGCCTCTGACGCCTGGGACAATGCGCAGCCGCACCTCTCGGCGATAGGCAATCAGGTCATCGCGCTTGCCCACAACGGCAACCTCGTGAACACCACCGAGGTCCGCGACCTGCTGCGCCCTGAGCGCATCCGCTTCCGCTCGACCACCGACTCCGAGGTCATCGCGACGCTGGTCGGTCAGTACACGCAGATACACAGCCATATTCGCGAGGGTATCCGCGAGACGATGTCGCTCATCCGCGGGGCCTACGCGGTCGTGCTGGCGACCGAGGACGCGATCTACGCCTTCCGCGACCCGTACGGAATCAGGCCGCTGGCGCTGGGCCGCATCGACGGCAAGGGCTGGTGCGTCGCCAGCGAGACTTGCGGGCTGGACATCATCGGCGCGACGTACGAGCGCGACGTGGCACCCGGCGAGGTCATCAAGATCTCGGCGGCCGGCCTCGAATCCGAGCAGGCCGTACCTGCCGAGAAGCCCAGCCTGTGCATGTTCGAGTTCATCTACTTCGCGCGCCCTGACAGCGTCATGTACGACTGCACTCTTTACGAGGCCCGCCATCGCATGGGCGAGTTGCTCGCCGCCGAGGCCCCCGCCGCCGCCGACCTGGTCATCGGCGTGCCGGATTCCGGCGTGCCGGCAGCCGTCGGGTACGCGCTCGGAAGCGGGATCCCCTTCGGCGAAGGGCTCGTGAAGAACCGCTACGTCGGCCGGACGTTCATCTCGCCTTCGCAGGAGCTGCGGCAGCAGGGCATCCGCCTGAAGCTCAATCCTCTGCGCCACGTCATCGAAGGCAAGCGTCTCATCGTGACCGACGACTCGATCGTCCGCGGCAACACCAGCCGCAAGCTCGTGCAGCTCCTTCGCGACTCCGGCGCCGCCGAGGTCCACATGCGCATCACCTCGCCGCCGGTACGCTGGCCCTGCTTCTACGGCATCGACACTGACACCCAAGGGCAGCTCATCGCCTCCGAACACGACATCGAGGCGATCCGCGAGTACATCGGCGCGGATTCGCTCGCGTACCTCTCCCTCGAAGCGATGGTCGCTTCCACCGGCGCTCCGGCCGATCGCTTCTGCCTGGCCTGCCTCAACGGCGATTACCCGGTTGGGATTCCCGACGCCGTCCGCCGAGGAAAACTCGCGCTCGAATCCTGCGGCTGAGATCCGTGCTGCAAGAGGCGATAGCGGCGATCCTCGAAGGTGCGCCTTTGGCTCTGACCTTCAACCCGCTGGCATCTCTTGTGGCTGCAACGCTCGCGGCTGCACTCTACGGAGGTAAACGCTGGGCCCCCCGCTCGCGCGCTGTGTGGTTCGCGGTCGTCCTGGCCGCAGGCTGGCTCGCAGGCGACGGACTCGCGGTGGTCGCGCAGGTGAGCCTGTGCATGTTCGAGTTCATCTACTTCGCGCGCCCTGACAGCGTCATGTACGACTGCACTCTTTACGAGGCCCGCCATCGCATGGGCGAGTTGCTCGCCGCCGAGGCCCCCGCCGCCGCCGACCTGGTCATCGGCGTGCCGGATTCCGGCGTGCCGGCAGCCGTCGGGTACGCGCTCGGAAGCGGGATCCCCTTCGGCGAAGGGCTCGTGAAGAACCGCTACGTCGGCCGGACGTTCATCTCGCCTTCGCAGGAGCTGCGGCAGCAGGGCATCCGCCTGAAGCTCAATCCTCTGCGCCACGTCATCGAAGGCAAGCGTCTCATCGTGACCGACGACTCGATCGTCCGCGGCAACACCAGCCGCAAGCTCGTGCAGCTCCTTCGCGACTCCGGCGCCGCCGAGGTCCACATGCGCATCACCTCGCCGCCGGTACGCTGGCCCTGCTTCTACGGCATCGACACTGACACCCAAGGGCAGCTCATCGCCTCCGAACACGACATCGAGGCGATCCGCGAGTACATCGGCGCGGATTCGCTCGCGTACCTCTCCCTCGAAGCGATGGTCGCTTCCACCGGCGCTCCGGCCGATCGCTTCTGCCTGGCCTGCCTCAACGGCGATTACCCGGTTGGGATTCCCGACGCCGTCCGCCGAGGAAAACTCGCGCTCGAATCCTGCGGCTGAGATCCGTGCTGCAAGAGGCGATAGCGGCGATCCTCGAAGGTGCGCCTTTGGCTCTGACCTTCAACCCGCTGGCATCTCTTGTGGCTGCAACGCTCGCGGCTGCACTCTACGGAGGTAAACGCTGGGCCCCCCGCTCGCGCGCTGTGTGGTTCGCGGTCGTCCTGGCCGCAGGCTGGCTCGCAGGCGACGGACTCGCGGTGGTCGCGCAGGTGCAAGACGCCATCGCCGCATCGGCAGCTTCGACCGTGCCGCTTTTCGCCGAATGGGCGCACCTGCTCACGCTTGCGATCTGGGGTGTGGGAAGCCTTGCGCTGGGCTATCTGGCTCCTGCTGCAGCCGGCGTTTTCGTCGGCCGAAGGGTCATCCACGGCACAGGTTGGGCCTCGGCGGGCTGGATCGCGGGTTCCGCGAGCATCACGCTGTCGATGCTTACCGCCGTGGGGTAGAATACGACGCACGCACAACATGGGTCCGCACCGAAACACGAGGGGCGAAAGAGGCAGTGAGCCGATGAGCGATCGAAGCGACAGGAAACCCGTCACTTACAGCGATGCCGGAGTCGACACGCAGGCCGGCGCGCGGGCGGTCGACGCGATCCGCGACGCGGTGCGCTCGACATACCGGCCCGAGGTGATTGGCGATATCGGTGGCTTCGGCGGGCTTTTCTCGGCGGCGGGACTGCGCGACATGCGCGATCCGGTCCTCGTGAGCGCCACGGACGGCGTCGGCACGAAGATCCGGGTGGCCCAGGCGCTCGGCAAGCACGACACCATCGGCATCGATCTTGTGGCGATGT
This window encodes:
- the purS gene encoding phosphoribosylformylglycinamidine synthase subunit PurS, producing the protein MAHYEIFVTYREGIFDPPGATAKGALENLGYPVEEVRIGKYIQLETEAGPEAVREMCEKLLANPVIEDFRIETAEGA
- the purF gene encoding amidophosphoribosyltransferase, yielding MTEYLESPETPERPDRMEEACGVIAIYAPGQDVARAAYFGLHALQHRGQESAGIAVGDGETVTVIKDLGLVSSVFKASDLDSLTGDLAIGHTRYSTTGASDAWDNAQPHLSAIGNQVIALAHNGNLVNTTEVRDLLRPERIRFRSTTDSEVIATLVGQYTQIHSHIREGIRETMSLIRGAYAVVLATEDAIYAFRDPYGIRPLALGRIDGKGWCVASETCGLDIIGATYERDVAPGEVIKISAAGLESEQAVPAEKPSLCMFEFIYFARPDSVMYDCTLYEARHRMGELLAAEAPAAADLVIGVPDSGVPAAVGYALGSGIPFGEGLVKNRYVGRTFISPSQELRQQGIRLKLNPLRHVIEGKRLIVTDDSIVRGNTSRKLVQLLRDSGAAEVHMRITSPPVRWPCFYGIDTDTQGQLIASEHDIEAIREYIGADSLAYLSLEAMVASTGAPADRFCLACLNGDYPVGIPDAVRRGKLALESCG
- a CDS encoding phosphoribosylaminoimidazolesuccinocarboxamide synthase, coding for MRPDFQGKVRDIYDLGDRLLLVASDRISAFDVVLPEAIPFKGEVLTKLTLHWFELLQDIVETHLISTDVSKLPERFAPHRDYLRGRSMIVRKAEVFPVECIVRGYITGSGWKEYLRMGAICGVPLPEGLVESQRLEAPIFTPSTKAFDGGHDEYIDFEQVVQTIGQQHAETIRSLSLDIYSTAHEHACSRGVIIADTKFEFGTVDGRVILVDEALTPDSSRFWPADLYAPGQAQASFDKQFVRDWLEASDWDKVGAPPSLPVDVVEATSRKYIQAYEAITGRSFVPEGDG
- the purQ gene encoding phosphoribosylformylglycinamidine synthase subunit PurQ; protein product: MRFGVVVFPGSNCEQDVVHAVRLLGCDAEYVWHQDTDLSGFDAVVLPGGFSYGDYLRCGAVARFSPIMNEVVRFADSGNPVIGICNGFQILTEAHLLPGALLRNVGLKFVCKPTHLIAEESVCHWLDVNPGTVLRIPVNHNEGNYICDPQTLARMKDKGQIVLRYCDADGSRRPEGSAPNGALEDIAGICNEAGNVFGLMPHPERAVDPVSGGIDGATVFSAIVRRVAGIPGSVVQ
- the purL gene encoding phosphoribosylformylglycinamidine synthase subunit PurL; translation: MRDDLSAELAPKLAEELGLKPAEFERIVEILGRTPTITELYMYSLMWSEHCSYKHSRTALRMFSSEGPHVLQGPGENAGVISVGDGWAVAFKMESHNHPSAIEPYQGAATGVGGIIRDIFTMGARPIAILDSLRFGTLDKPRQRYLFEGAVAGIGGYGNCLGVPTVGGEVYFEEAYDGNCLINAMAIGLMREEQLTRAVAAGPGNLVLLIGSTTGRDGIGGASVLASQEFDEKAEDKRPSVQVGDPFEEKLLIEACLELLDRGLLVALGDLGAAGLTSSASEMASRGGVGLDIEVTHVPLREKNMKPFEVMVSESQERMLAVVTPELAEEARAVCNRWGLLATVIGEVTDTGRFIVREAGEIVADMPAATLAHDAPIYSPEKRRPAYLDELQAFDPLGELDHATDPQMLSETLLRLLASPNICSRRWIWEQYDHQVMLNTVVLPGGDAAVIRIGDTGRGEMTERGIAASSDCNGRYVYLDPYRGAQIALAEATRNVSCVGAESAALTDCLNFGSPEKPEVYWTFFEAIRGLSDAAKAWNVPVISGNVSLYNESFGQPIYPTPTVGVVGLLDDVSARCTAGFKQAGDVVVLVGETLPELGGSEYLKVEFDTVAGSPPSLDIELEVAVQAAVRDAIRTGLLRSAHDCSEGGLAVALAESCMAGDIGADIHLPDELAPVAALFSESQSRIVVSVAEEDSGAFIELLLEREVPYAVLGEVGGERLEIAGPHGPLASASLAEMHAAHGPTLEALVRGEGAR